The following nucleotide sequence is from Psychroflexus torquis ATCC 700755.
TGGTTATCAATCAAATATGTTTCCAAACTTTAGGAAAAAAAATCATCATAGAAGCTGGTGCAATCGTATATGGTTTTATTGCCTTTTCAACTTTGTTTTTTTTTAGGGTATTAGTTAAACGCCTTTACCAACTTATTCATTCAGATTCAACATCTTCTCGTGTTTTGATACTAGGTACAAGTATTACCGATGTTGCTGTTGCTGAAAGCATTATTGCAGACACTCAAAAGAAATTTAATGTAGTAGGTTTCATCAACGAATCTGGTGAACTCAAACGAACCAGAATTTTAACTTTACCAATAGTCACAATTGACCAACTACAGCATAAGAACATAAGAGGCGCAACTTGTATTATTATTTCTAGTCAAAAATTAAGGGAATTATCCACAAATCAGCCAGAATTTCTAGATAAATTACTTGAACTTAACTTCAAGATTTTTAAACTTCCAGAACTTCAAGATTGGGATGGTGAAAATATCTCGGCTGAAATCAAAAAAGTAAATTTGGAAGATTTACTTCAGAGGACACCGATTAAACTTCAGAAGGAGAAACTTAACGCTATTTATAAAGATAAAACCATCTTGGTTACGGGTGCAGCGGGATCTATAGGGAGCGATATTGTAAAGCAGCTCATTCGTTTTAAGCCCAAAAAGATCTTAATGCTAGATCAAGCTGAAACTCCGCTTCACTTGATGAGTTTATTTATGGATGAAAAATTTCCAGAAATTCATTATGAAAAATTGATTGCCAATGTTCGTAATAAAAAACGCTTAGAATTAATTTTCGAACAGCACCAACCAGATGTGGTTTTTCATGGTGCAGCCTATAAGCATGTGCCAATGATGGAAGCCAATCCTATTGAAGCACTTGATGTTAATTTCGTTGGTACTAAAAACCTAGTAGACTTAGCTTTGAAAAATAGAGTTGACAGATTTGTTTTTGTTTCTACCGATAAAGCGGTGAATCCCACAAATATTATGGGTGCTTCTAAACGCAGTGCGGAAATTTATGTACAATCCGTAGCAAGATTAGAGACCACTGAAACTAGATTTATTACTACAAGATTTGGTAATGTCCTAGGATCCAATGGATCAGTAATTCCGCATTTTAAAAAACAAATAGAAGAATTTGGTCCTATTACGGTGACACACCCAGACATTACACGTTACTTTATGACCATAGATGAAGCTTGCCAACTGGTATTAGAAGCAGGTGGTATGGGGTACGGAGGCGAAATTTATGTTTTCGATATGGGCAAACCTGTTAAAATTGTAGATCTAGCTAAACAGATGATAAGACTTTC
It contains:
- a CDS encoding polysaccharide biosynthesis protein; amino-acid sequence: MNILKLLKQRALVILKGLLKNYVPRSIIFSIDTIIVFFAAQSTFFLISTISKPEPQYYNLSLNFWAIFGIQIIIFLLLKSYAGIIRYTGFRDAIKQLQTTILAVICIMVINQICFQTLGKKIIIEAGAIVYGFIAFSTLFFFRVLVKRLYQLIHSDSTSSRVLILGTSITDVAVAESIIADTQKKFNVVGFINESGELKRTRILTLPIVTIDQLQHKNIRGATCIIISSQKLRELSTNQPEFLDKLLELNFKIFKLPELQDWDGENISAEIKKVNLEDLLQRTPIKLQKEKLNAIYKDKTILVTGAAGSIGSDIVKQLIRFKPKKILMLDQAETPLHLMSLFMDEKFPEIHYEKLIANVRNKKRLELIFEQHQPDVVFHGAAYKHVPMMEANPIEALDVNFVGTKNLVDLALKNRVDRFVFVSTDKAVNPTNIMGASKRSAEIYVQSVARLETTETRFITTRFGNVLGSNGSVIPHFKKQIEEFGPITVTHPDITRYFMTIDEACQLVLEAGGMGYGGEIYVFDMGKPVKIVDLAKQMIRLSGFIPDEDIKIVYTGLRPGEKLYEELLADKENTKATHHQKILIAKSSFAFDKSKLILLENLVNQIANNDEFKSIEVLKKLVPEFIPLTEEQRQKNAV